In Flavobacteriales bacterium, the following are encoded in one genomic region:
- a CDS encoding TonB-dependent receptor, whose translation MFRILILWFLLGMLANAQAQTITVQDSLSGQPLGYATISSEEPKRLAVTDVNGNADVSAFRGVAEIIIRMVGYRPLELSYTELTEHPKVQLSASANPLDEVLVSAYADEDALETSIPIEPLNIRQIARQGSFNLTDALARVPGISQFSTGLGVSKPVVRGLYGNRLLVLFSGLRFDNQQWQDEHGLGLSDLGISKVEVIKGPLSILYGTDAVGGVINIIEEQPPKVGMWETDLGVEFHSNTLGGTFQVGTKANFGNKWFRFRVGVDNHADYSDGNGTRVLNSRYDGYYLKASFGFERKNWKSVNHYHFSYNNFGFIFNDILHFMEKDARWSRKMSGPHHIVMLNVFSSANDIRLKNSLLRLNTGFQSNFRSEDEGGGELSLEMHLLTVQNSVKWLKQLSNRTQLVVANLSSMENNTNYGRRKIVPDAWMVESVVSVYLKHRFNRFMVEYGAGGGIRYIKTLLTPTVNSAEKDIHPFAQTREFGNGLVGISYSPNSHWNLKLNAASGVRAPNLAELSSNGLHEGVYTYEIGDPNMKNEQNINGDAQVAFTSKWVQASVSGFYNHFFGYIFLDPTDEEWFGFPVYRFRQHDADLYGGEASISITPPQTKGLRISASYSGLVGKLNNGEFLPWMPAQKVRPEVAYSRQYNARWSFRGFVNTDLVLRQYLTYSTEKSTPSYQLLNAGFGAEYIGEKVNYELNLVGNNLTNQAYYDHLSRLKLYGTLNIGWDVSINLKIKFKNHLTTIKK comes from the coding sequence ATGTTCAGAATTCTGATACTGTGGTTCCTGTTGGGCATGTTGGCGAATGCGCAGGCACAGACCATCACCGTTCAGGACAGTCTTTCGGGCCAACCTTTGGGTTACGCTACCATTTCGAGCGAAGAACCAAAGAGGCTGGCCGTAACAGATGTGAACGGAAATGCAGATGTGTCGGCTTTCAGAGGCGTAGCAGAGATCATTATTCGCATGGTGGGTTACAGGCCACTCGAACTGAGTTACACCGAACTGACGGAACATCCGAAGGTTCAACTCTCAGCCTCGGCCAACCCGCTGGATGAAGTTCTGGTCTCGGCATATGCCGATGAAGATGCGTTGGAAACCAGCATTCCGATAGAGCCACTCAACATACGCCAGATTGCACGACAAGGCTCGTTCAATCTCACCGATGCGCTGGCGCGCGTGCCTGGCATTTCGCAGTTCAGCACGGGTTTGGGTGTTTCCAAACCTGTGGTACGCGGACTGTATGGCAATCGCCTACTTGTGCTGTTCTCAGGCCTGCGGTTCGACAACCAGCAATGGCAGGATGAGCACGGTCTCGGTCTTTCCGATTTGGGCATTTCAAAGGTGGAAGTGATCAAAGGTCCGTTGAGCATTCTCTATGGAACGGATGCCGTGGGTGGTGTCATCAACATCATCGAAGAGCAGCCTCCCAAGGTGGGAATGTGGGAAACGGACCTTGGCGTAGAGTTCCATTCCAATACGTTGGGAGGAACGTTTCAGGTCGGAACGAAAGCCAATTTCGGCAACAAGTGGTTCCGCTTTCGTGTGGGCGTGGACAATCACGCGGATTATTCGGATGGAAACGGAACGCGTGTACTGAACAGCCGCTACGATGGCTATTACCTGAAGGCGTCTTTCGGGTTTGAGCGGAAGAACTGGAAATCGGTGAACCATTACCATTTCTCGTACAACAACTTCGGTTTCATCTTCAACGACATCCTTCATTTCATGGAGAAAGATGCGCGATGGAGCCGCAAGATGTCGGGGCCGCACCACATCGTCATGCTGAATGTATTCTCATCCGCCAACGACATCCGACTGAAGAATTCATTGCTTCGCTTGAACACGGGTTTTCAATCGAACTTCCGTTCGGAGGATGAAGGCGGGGGCGAACTGAGTTTGGAAATGCATCTGCTCACCGTGCAGAATTCGGTGAAGTGGCTGAAGCAGCTCAGCAACCGAACGCAACTGGTGGTGGCCAATCTTTCCAGCATGGAGAACAACACCAATTACGGCAGGCGCAAGATCGTGCCTGACGCGTGGATGGTGGAAAGCGTTGTGTCGGTTTACTTAAAGCATCGCTTTAACCGTTTCATGGTGGAATACGGTGCAGGAGGCGGCATCCGCTACATCAAAACGTTGCTGACTCCAACGGTCAATTCGGCTGAGAAAGACATTCATCCGTTTGCGCAGACGCGCGAGTTTGGAAATGGTCTGGTCGGCATCAGCTACTCGCCCAACAGCCATTGGAACTTGAAGCTGAACGCTGCCAGCGGTGTGCGGGCACCCAATTTGGCGGAGCTTTCCTCCAACGGCCTGCACGAAGGTGTTTACACGTACGAGATCGGTGACCCGAACATGAAGAACGAGCAGAACATCAATGGCGATGCGCAGGTTGCGTTCACCTCCAAGTGGGTTCAGGCAAGTGTTTCGGGTTTCTACAACCATTTCTTCGGGTACATCTTCTTGGATCCGACCGATGAGGAATGGTTCGGATTTCCCGTGTATCGGTTCCGCCAGCACGATGCGGATCTCTACGGTGGTGAGGCTTCCATTTCCATTACACCACCGCAGACAAAAGGACTGCGCATTTCGGCCAGTTATTCGGGGCTTGTTGGGAAGTTGAACAATGGGGAGTTCCTTCCTTGGATGCCAGCGCAGAAGGTGCGGCCCGAAGTGGCTTACAGTCGCCAATACAATGCGAGGTGGTCGTTCCGAGGCTTTGTGAATACCGACCTCGTGCTGCGGCAATACCTGACCTACTCCACCGAAAAGTCCACACCAAGCTACCAATTGCTCAATGCGGGCTTCGGAGCCGAATATATCGGTGAGAAGGTCAACTATGAGTTGAATCTGGTGGGAAACAACCTGACGAATCAGGCCTACTACGACCACCTGTCACGGCTCAAACTTTACGGCACGCTCAACATCGGTTGGGACGTGTCTATCAATCTTAAAATCAAATTCAAAAACCATTTAACAACAATCAAAAAATGA
- the bamD gene encoding outer membrane protein assembly factor BamD has product MQEWCASRKQVSLRCTIVPPLRRIFQMTRQTFRMERTQYFESFGVHHRVIEKTIFAAMLKKAFPALLVITSVFLFSGCSKYQKILKSNDFEQKFEMAKMYYDNGKYQKAFPLFEELITVFRGTSKAEDVYYYYAYCNYQVGDYMLAGYHFDNFIRTFPRSSRAEDAQFMNAKCYFLDSADPTLDQASTHKAIDELQLFINKYPESPKVDECNDLMDRLRFKLETKSFNGAKLYYRVGEYKAAIFALRNTLTDYPDTKYREEISFMILRSSYLLADNSVEEKKLERFEQTLTECNEFIERFPRSKDVSSAKSIKEDCKQELEKLKTL; this is encoded by the coding sequence ATGCAAGAATGGTGCGCTTCAAGAAAACAAGTGAGTTTACGTTGTACAATAGTACCGCCTCTGAGGCGGATTTTCCAAATGACCCGACAAACTTTTCGAATGGAACGCACCCAATATTTTGAAAGCTTTGGCGTTCATCATCGCGTAATCGAAAAAACTATCTTTGCGGCCATGTTGAAAAAGGCCTTTCCAGCCCTTCTTGTCATTACTTCCGTTTTCCTGTTTTCTGGATGCAGTAAGTATCAGAAAATTCTGAAAAGCAACGATTTCGAACAGAAGTTCGAGATGGCCAAGATGTACTATGACAATGGCAAGTACCAGAAGGCTTTCCCATTGTTCGAGGAGCTGATCACGGTTTTCCGTGGAACCAGCAAGGCCGAGGACGTTTATTATTACTACGCATACTGCAATTACCAAGTGGGCGATTACATGCTGGCGGGGTATCATTTCGACAACTTTATTCGCACATTTCCGCGAAGCAGCAGGGCAGAGGATGCGCAGTTCATGAACGCCAAATGTTACTTCTTGGATTCTGCCGACCCGACACTCGACCAAGCAAGTACGCACAAGGCCATTGATGAACTTCAGTTGTTCATCAACAAATACCCTGAAAGCCCGAAAGTGGATGAGTGCAACGACCTGATGGACCGACTGCGCTTTAAACTGGAGACGAAGAGCTTCAACGGAGCCAAACTCTATTATCGCGTGGGTGAATATAAAGCTGCTATCTTTGCGCTCCGAAATACGCTCACGGACTATCCAGATACGAAGTACCGAGAGGAGATCAGTTTTATGATACTGCGTTCGAGTTATCTGCTGGCTGACAATAGTGTGGAGGAGAAGAAACTGGAGCGATTTGAACAGACATTGACCGAATGCAATGAATTCATTGAGCGGTTCCCACGATCGAAAGATGTGAGTTCTGCCAAGAGCATCAAAGAAGATTGTAAACAAGAACTTGAAAAGTTAAAAACCCTGTAA
- a CDS encoding RNA polymerase Rpb6, with protein sequence MEYKNTKAERDTITRDMRQFEEGTDNVYETIAILAKRANQVGTDIKEELNAKLAEFATTSDNLEEIFENREQIEISKFYEGLPKPVAIAVEEYLKGKVYFRNPAREEGEAVETEQAEA encoded by the coding sequence ATGGAATACAAGAACACCAAGGCAGAGCGCGATACCATTACCCGTGACATGCGTCAGTTCGAAGAAGGAACTGATAACGTGTATGAGACCATCGCCATCCTTGCAAAGCGTGCAAATCAGGTAGGTACGGACATCAAAGAGGAACTGAACGCCAAATTGGCTGAGTTCGCCACCACTTCCGACAACTTGGAGGAGATCTTTGAAAACCGCGAACAGATTGAGATCTCCAAGTTCTACGAAGGACTTCCTAAGCCTGTGGCCATTGCCGTTGAGGAGTATCTGAAAGGAAAGGTTTACTTCCGCAACCCTGCAAGAGAGGAAGGCGAAGCAGTTGAAACAGAACAGGCCGAAGCCTGA